The region GGGGCACGGACTGTGAAGCACTTCCAGATGGAAAATTTGTATAAGTGGAAAGCAGAGATTTCTCTTAGGCTTTAGCTGAATTCTAGAGGGGTCTTGGAGTACAGCTGGAAAGGGGAATGCACCAGGCGGCCGCGCTTTTCCGTTTCAACATGACACCCTCAGCTGTAGTTTGCTGTGAACCTCTGAGCAGGTTCTGTGTGTGGTGCTCATACAGCAACATCTGTAAACCCGGCCTTTGGAGCAGGCTTAGGAGACTCACTCTTGCCTTCCTGGACCTTAAGATTCAATACAGCAttatgaaagaatgaaaatccTGTAACCTGTTATTACATGTGTGtatttgttctccttttcctttccctttgttttaGGAGTACGGCCAACAGCCAAAAACTCAGGAAGGGGAGCTGAAAATCAGTGCTGTATTTTCAGTCAGTGGCAGTCCTCTTGGTAAGGAATAGGCAAGACTAACTTTGTTTAAACGTGTAAATTATATCACCTTTGCAAATAGGCTTGCaggttattttgcattttgtttgctaTGTCTGACCCTGGTAGAAAAAAAGAGCTAATTTGTTTTACAGACAAAAATTCAGAGattgaaaaatactgtatttttcaggCAAAGGAAAATTGAATGTGAAAGGGATGTTAAAAGTGCATTCTCAGTCTTACGAGTAGTAGAAACAATCTGCTACGcagaaaaccagcacagggCATGTATTTATGGAGAGTTCATCTGCTACTTAATTCCCTCTTAGACCCTGACAACCCAAATGAAGTCATAAGCTTTGTGCTTGCCCCCTGCACAGAAGCAAATTATGTGTAATACATATATTACAGTTACTCTATGTTTtctctgtggtttgtttttttttagctcCACAGCTGTCATCAGGTTTCCAGCCTGCTGTGGCATCCTCTGGCATGAGTAAAATGCTTCCTTCAGTTCCAACCACAGCTGTTCGGGTTTCCTGTTCTGGCTGtaaaaaaatcctgcagaagGGGCAAACTGCATACCAGAGGAAAGGCTCTACCCAGCTCTTCTGCTCCACACTGTGCCTCACTGGATACACTGTTCCAGCTTCTCGCCCACCAGCTTCTACCAAGAAAACCTGCTCAAGCTGCTCAAAGTAGGacagtgttttaatttgttctggTAATAATTGATGTTCAAGCAGATAACGAAAGGCTGTAATTCTTTTTATGTAACACGCTGTTTCTGTGGCGCCCGCTTCTGTTACCCTTCTCTTCAAAAAAATTGTGGCCAATCCTGTTATTTGTTAATTGGTCTGTCCGCTTTCAGTTCCATTTCATTAATTGGATTTTACGTACACATAGATTTAAAAGCCTCTGTTGTGAAGTGTGtaccttgtcttttttttaatttaaatcagcCgtattaaaaactgtatttcaaaaagTAGTACACCTTCctgccatttaaaaatgttgcaCTCTCAAAACCACAAGCAAGAgtgcattttcaaaaaatattttatgtattttttcttcttgatgaAAATAGATTTACTGAATCCcctaaaattaaataaaacatgggtaaattaatatatttgagGCACGATGTTTCCTTGTattctaaaaaaaatccaaacgaacaaacaaaaaccaccaactTTCCAGTCTGGCTCCATTCTGTGAGCTTAGATGTCCCTAGGTTTTAGCTCTCCAAAAtacattgctgctgctgttatttgACGGTGGCTAAACCTTTGTTAGATATAGAGAGATTAAATTTATTAAGGATTGAGTTTTTCAGGCAGTTGGGGTTTTGGCACCTAAATCAGTTACTTTCTACCTAAGGCTAGAGTGGAAAGGTGAGGTTTGCTTTTGTGAGCCTTCTTGGAAAGGACTCTTTGGAAAAGATCTACATTTTCCACGGTCCTGTTGGAAACACAGGCCTGAATCTTCAGctctaaaaacattttaattactgattttaattatttttttcatttgtattattttttccaaattagcAAAAGAGACCTAGCTCTTTAAGCTGTCATTTTACTATAGCATGACTTGAGGCAGATAAATAACACTGTGGACTGGTTGTGCTATGGTCTGTTTATAGAAGAGAATTAtttatatgtattatttttagttACGAAAGTTACTTTGCAGAAGGAATGCTGCTTTGTTCATCATTTCTTCCACAACAAATTTATTACTCTCAGTTTTACAAGGTCAGCTGAACTTACACTTGAGACTTCAATTATTCTTTCCACTTGCTGTCTTCAGTGTGAAAAGGCTTGCAATGAAGTTCAGCAGTCTTGGctgtaatttgtatttattctgtTGAAAAATGGCTTAACTCTGGCAGGACAAGTGAGCAGGAGGCATCCTTCCAACcaagaaaattatataaatcTTTCCTCCTAGTTTTTTGACTTCAGGGCTTTGAAACTTTTCTGTGAATGACTGTTTCAGAAGAGAGAGGGTATTAGGAGAAAGTTCAGTTTGTTAAATCCAGcaacaaattaacaaaactgTAGATGGGAGATGAGAGGTGGAAAGTTACAATTCTGGTCAGACGGTTTGAACTGGACAGTGATTAGAAGTTGTGgccttttgttttccctttttttccctacctcATTATGACTggtattttctttgttaaatgGAGTTATTCAACATATCCtgctttctaaatttttttttagtaaagacTGTGCAAAACAGTTGTCTTTTCCCCGTTCCTTTTGAAAAGATGTAATGATACAGCTTGATGTATTCTTAGGCCGCTCCAAAGTCCAGGTACAAAATGTTTCATGAAATATCTACTTAGAATTGTACTTCTTCGCTATTTTCctaataggaaaagaaaaataaagtcaggTACTTAGAtcagcaagaagaaaagctttaaattaaatgaatcCACCCTCTCCTAGAGGATGTTTAgtctgcagagaaagaaaggcCAGCAAGTTGACATGAAACCAACATGAATTCTTTatctctgtatttgtttttctttttttccatagagACATTCTAAATCCAAAGGATGTAATCACTGCCCAGTTTGACAACACAAGCACCACTAAGGATTTCTGCAGCCAGTCGTGTCTTTCTACATACgaacagaaaaggaagcctGTTGTTACTATTCATACTACCAGCATTTCAACCAACTGCAGCATGTGCCAGAAGAACGCAGTGGTAATTGCaaacttctttttcatttgaattcCCTTTAGATTGGGACAACTTGCTGTCTCAGAGGTgaacatacatattttttctattcttgttatatattctttcttttcttccagattAGACACGAAGTGAACTACCAGAACGTCGTACACAAGCTCTGCAGCGATGCCTGCTTCTCCAAGTTCCGCTCAGCTAACAACCTGACCATGAACTGCTGCGAGAATTGCGGAGGGTACTGCTACAGTGGCTCTGGCCAATGTCACGTCCTTCAAATAGAGGGACAGTCAAAAAAGTTCTGCAGTTCAACATGTGTGACAGCATACAAGCAGGTATATTTtgacagaatattaaaaatatggcTTTGATTAGATTTTGGGTGTTTTAAGAAACACCCAATTTATTAGTAGGTTATTTCAGTTACTGCCTTAGTCTAAGAAAACTCCTTTTGCCATTTGCTGCTTAGTCTTTGCCCAGACACgtagaatcagagaatcacagaatggtttgggttgggagggacctttaagggccatccagtccaaccccccgcagtgagcagggacatcttcaactagaccgggttgctcagagccccgtccaacctgaccttggatgcttccagggatggggcctccacagcctctctgggcaaaaGCATTCCAGCAAAAGCAAGCAGGTTGCTCTGTTTCCTTTACCACTGAACCGGCTACCAGAGCGTTCCAGTGTGAGAGAAGACGCAATGGGACCGCTTGGCAGCAGTGCGCTGTGACCTTTTTCAGCCTTTGCTCCCTGTCTGAGTATTGACTATTAAATTGTAGCATTTGAATTAAGTGGAGAGGGACAGTAATAATTAgttgataatttttattttaatttaaaaacttgtaatattttaattattataatgaAACCTCTTAAAGAGCTGAGCAGTTGAGAGAACCTTAATTTATTATAATAGCTCCATTATTTTTGACTGActtattttaatgcaattacttcaggaaaaattgcCCTCTGATAAGACAGTGTAACTTCATTTTGTGACTTCGCTCTGCTGCCCCATTATTCAGGCCACTTAGGCCAAAAAGGCCCTAATGAATTAAAACGAAAACATAAAAAATCTGGTAAAACTATTTCATCCAGAAAATTACCTACAACATTAGTTGTCCTCTGAAACAAAtctggaaattaaattaaataagctggaaaagagagggttttccctctgcttttgcaTCTCACATCAAAACCTCATATATGTTAGTCTTCCTGAAAACACAGTATGTTGAAATCTTATGAGTcttatctatttttaattggtttttttaaatagcattcaACTCGATTGTCAGATGCATTCTGATAGTTTCTGGGGTTTTGCAGGTGAGAGAGGAACCTCCTCCTCTCTGTCTTCTCATCTGTGAAATGGGAATATTGCTGTTAAATAAATCTGTGAAATGGGAGTATTGCTTACGTACATAGCTGATGTATGAAAAATCGTAAGCAAAGCATTGCTTCTCAGCAAAAATGTTGAAGTGGTCTGATACGAGGTGCTTGGCACGCGCTATTAAACACATGGTGGTATTTGCCCTTGGAGGCCTTCGCCCTGGCAGCCTCGGCACTCTTGAAAGCGGCCTGCAAAGTAGGGCTTACCCTAATGGGAGACAGCCCAAGTCTCGGGTGGCCAAAGTGTGAAAATAGCAAGCATACAGGATAACTCAGGTAAGTATATCTGCATCATAAATAATTCAGCTGTAAAATAAGTGCTGTTTCACTGGCAGTCActcttatttgcattttatatgtTAGCGATTAATTTCCAGGTCAGTAAAAATACTGAGTTCTGAATGAATGACAGATTTCCCTGTTTCCACAGAAGTCAGCTAAAATTACACCTTGCACACTGTGTAAATCTTTGAGATCTTCAGCCGAGATGGTAGAGAGCACAAATAACTTGGGAAAAACGGAACTGTTTTGCTCTGTTAACTGCTTGTCAGCGTATAGAGTGAAAATGGTTACTTCTGCAGGTAACTTTATCCTTTTACGTCTTTAGAAGCATAATTACCTGTAGCTCATATGCAAACTTAATTTGTCTTGAAAGTTAAggccagttttattttttgagggggtggaaagtggctttttttttttttaaagggaggtGCTGAGATGGGAACATAAGGACTTTCTACCATAGATAAACCTAACAGCGACAGTACAGCCATTTCAGCTTTGATTTAGAGAACTTAAACATGATAATAAACCTTAatctattttctgcttttgtgagAGCAGCTGGTGGGTTTCCCAGCTAGACAAATCCACTTCTGTGGACATGTGCCATACCACTGCTGTGACTATTCTGCCCCTTGTTCTCCAGGGTGATGAGCTCAGTTACCTCTGCCTGACGTTGCACCGAGCTAGGCAAACATATTCTCAGCtatttttcttgtgaaatagaaaaatgcTTACTGACATCCTAGGGATACTGGGAGATTAATTAAAGGATCTGGCaagcaacaggcactgcagctgcagtGTCTGCTTCTGAATCTGTAGAAACTTCGTCTTGGGCTTCTGTGTGTACCTTGGCTTGTCATTCAGATTTTGTGTTTTTGTATGCACAGTGCAAAATTATCTGCAATACAACTTGACGTTGCATAAAtcactttctcttctctgtttcaCCCTCAGGTGTTCAAGTTCAGTGCAACAGCTGTAAAACTTCAGCAAACCCTCAGTATCACTTGGCTATGTCAGATGGGAGCATACGCAATTTTTGCAGCTACAGTTGTGTAGTAGCTTTTCAGGTGTGACATCTAGGATTTCTTCTTAGCCGAATTAACAGAATAATAAATTGATGATGTAAATATCTGGGATGTCGGGTTAAATAAGTAATATTGTAAAATACAGACTGTTCCTCGATTTGCTTCCCTGCAGAATTTGTTCAACAAGCCTGCAGGAATGAACTCCTCCGTGGTACCTCTGTCGCAAGGTCAAGTCATTGTAAGCATTCCATCGGGGGCAACAGTATCGGCAGGTGGCACCAGCTCGACTGTGTCCCCCAGCAACACGAGcagttcagctgcagctggtcTACAGAGGCTGGCTGCCCAGTCCCAGCAAGTCACTTTTGCCCGTCCTGTTGTAAAACTCAAGTGTCAGCACTGTAACAGATTGTTTGCAACCAAACCAGAACTGCTTGACTACAAGGTAATAAAGATTAGGGCTTTTCAAGCTCATATTTGTCACCAGAAACTCGAGAATTAGTAGTTTATATGCAGTGGTCTGTCAGTACTGCTCTGTTGCTTACTATGACCTGCTGGGGAGGAATTTGGAACTGATTGTGGTATCATTTAACCATTATCAAAATTAATACTGATACTAGTTCTTTGATCTTAAAAGCAACGAAAAAGAAACTCCAAAAAACCCGAAGCCCTGAGATTGCCTGGCTAGATAAGCACGTTCCTGATTTTTGGTCCCAGAGACAATCCTTTTAATTCCAGGACAAACCACACTGGTGAGGGCTTTCTGCAGAGAATTGTGCTTTCTTTGTTCTGAAGCTAAATGGCAGGACTGATTCGCTAGTGctgtctggttttggttttgaagggCATAAATACACTTCTGAGTTTTTATTaacaattaaaatgtattatctGGGATGTGAAACACTGAAACCAAAACGTTCTGGCTATTATGCAGGGTAAAATGTTCCAGTTTTGTGGGAAGTCCTGCTGTGATGAATATAAGAAGAGGAGCGGTGTAATGGCAATGTGTGAATACTGCAGAATTGAGAAAATTATCAAGGAGACAGTGCGATTCTCAGGCATAGATAAGCCGTTCTGTAGTGAAGGTAAGAAAGGGCAAGACTGTGTCTCAGATAAATCAAGTCAGAAGTGTTTTGCCTTAAAATTAGTGGTGATGCTTACAGAAACCGTATCAATTTAGGTTAGGAGACTGTTTTTTTAGGTTTAGAAACACAGAACTTTGTTCACACTTTACATTTTAATGGTATGTTTCAATAAATTATTACAAACATAACAAAACATAAGAACTAGAAGTGGCAAGCAAGTGTCATTTTGATATTGAAggatgcttttgttttctcgctattttttcttcttctaggtTGTAAACTGCTCTATAAACATGACTTGGCTAAGCGCTGGGGAAACCACTGTAAAATGTGCAGTTACTGTTTACAGTCTTCCCCCAAACTGGTCCAGAATCACTTTGGGGGGAAGATGGAGGAATTTTGCTCAGAGGAGTGCATGTCTAAATTCACAGTTTTGTTTTACCAGGTAAGCAATATTCTCACGTAACAGCCTCTAGACTATAAACATGCTAGCAAAAGAGTCTTTGTACATTAGGAGCTGTGTGAACTACCCGTTCTACGCAGCTGACTTCTGTGTCCCTGGGATGTATTACATCTGTGTGAGAGATGAGTAAATCCTTCTTAACCTCTGACTACCAGTTTTTTATACAGAGATAACCTAATTCCGTGTCTGTCTTCCTACAACCTGTATGTTCTGCTTTGTGTTACGCTGCAAAAATGATGCATTCTTACAGATCTCTTTACACTGTATTTGCTGAGCAGGGTGCAGAGAGGTTTTAACACACCTACTCTTTGTTGCTGTTAACAAGTGTGTTTGATTTCTCCCTCACTCTGTTTTCCTAGATGGCAAAGTGTGATGGTTGTAAGAGGCAAGGTAAACTCAGTGAGTCCATGAAATGGCAAGGGGAGATCAAGCATTTTTGCAATCTGCTTTGTATTCTGTTGTTCTGTAATCAGCAAAGTGTTTCTGACCCTCCGCCCCCAAACAACACAGGTAAAACCGGCTGGGAGTAGTATTGCCTTTTGGAGTGAACGGTGGTGATATGAATGTTTATTTGGGAACTTGATTCAGTGAACTTTTTGAGATCCATCCTTTACTGGGGGGCTTGCCCACTGCCATCAAATGGGCTCAGTTTTAGATTTCTCCCTTACTTCAGACAATTCCAAACTTCTGCAGGTATGAAATGAGGTTGCTTCATATACCAAACCGAGATTGTGATTTTAAAGATGAAACAAAAGCACTTAACTTTTCAGTCACTTTCATAGAACAAGAGCCCTTTTTAGTGGGGTAAAATGTACTGATTTCTACTGAAGACATGTTAAATACCTTGCTTGTCTCCTGTCCTTGATAAGACATAGCCAGATACAGTAGGATGTTAATgttcatttaacaaaaaaagatcAAGTGGTGAAATTAGTAGACTTAATGGTTGTAAATACAGACTTCCATATATGAACTTAAAATAGCCAGTTCTGTGTAGTCTGTAGGCATATGAAGAGTTACTGTTTCTATGTCATTAAGTGTTGATTAAGCTTAAAGTATCAGTGCCAAGATTAATGTAGTTGTTTCCTCGCTCGTTATTTTAGCAGATGGAATGGGAAGGAGGGTGGGAATGAAGCCCACAGGGCTAGGAGCTGTGAGTTTCTGTagggaaggaaatgcaaagggGAGAAAGGCCCACACAAACAGGAAGAGGAAGCGAAACAAGGGGCAGAAATAGCACTGATCCTAAAGAGGGGCATAATCTCCCACTGAATGGTGGTGGTGCAACAGTAAGTACCCAACAAGCAATAAAGAATATTGACTGAAAGTCCATAGTAGGCACCAGGCCGTATTCAACTCTTCAACTTCGTGCACATCTGCTGTTTACATTGGTGGGACCTGTTTTCCCTGATGAAGAGTAATATATAAGTAACTTTATACTTTCAGGCCATAATTATACCATGCAATACTCCTGGCCTTGTCAGTACGTTTGGCTGGTAGTAAGGATAGCAAAATGTTTGGTGGGCCTGCTTCTCCAGAAGGGTGCTTGCAACCCCAGCTGAGGCGAGTGTGCATTGCCTTTGCAAACTGGTCTCCAGGCATCTCTCTGGACTGGGGGCTGCCAGGGTAACGGAGTGCCTCAGAACAGTATTTTTTGATTAAATGTGATAATTCACGGTAATGTGGTAACGAATGGTGCTCTCAAATGGAAGGAACGTAAGAATTCCTCTAACTGTGAGAGCCTCGTAAAATTCACCTCACCATTATTTGTCAGGATCTTAACTGTCTCCTCCTATACTAATCTGTTCAGTACCGAGCACGGTGAGGCATCCAGTCCTCTCGTCTCCTGAGTGCTGCTGTAATACACTTTCTATTACAAAGAGAAAGCTGCTTTCCTACTGTGGTGagcttctgaaatgtttcagcTACTGGAAAACAGCTTAAGCTTGCCTGTGGAACCAGCTCCTATTTAAACTGAAACACTGCAGTTTGACACCTACATTCCCTTCTCATACAGCAggctttttcatttgcagataAATCTGGAGGGTGGgtgttgtttcagaaatgctgttttataaattattgcttattttagttttcttctgttcactCTGTCCAGCAAACCTTTCCATGGCACCAGCTTCCTCATCAGGCCCTCCTTCTTTGAGAAAGGACTCAACCCCTGTCATAGCAAATGTGGTGTCCCTTGCAAGCAcccctgctgcccagcccacGGTTAACTCCAACAATGTTTTACAGGGTAAGACTGCTGAATATGATGCCCGTATTTTTAAACCTCTGTTCCCGAACGTTTATATTTGTTCAGGGATCTGAGGACAACAGCCATTTCTTCATTATGCTTCACATCAGTGCAGATGGGTACAGTTTTGTCCTTCCTTTACTTAGCTATAAATAATGACTTAAATTTATGTATATACACCAGGGAATGATATTTAATAGGAGTTATTTTTCTTGACCTTGGCAGAATATGGGTTATGGTCCTTGATGATAAGTACACAGACTATTcttgtatgtttttttcttcacaggtgCAGTCCCTACTGTGACAGCAAAAATAATAGGAGATGTAAGTTTTACGAGAGACTCTTTTTCTCACTTTCGCCCAGATTGTATCAATAACAAGTAAAGTATCCAAGAATTTTGCACCGTCATTTTGTAACTGCTTTTCCTGATTGTGATTGTGATTTAAAATCCATCCAGCttgcagatatatttttttgttttaatggatAGAACTTGTTTGGTATAAAAGTCTTTTTGTGTCCACTGACAGATTGGTTAGATGTTTTAAGACAGAGCTTGTCAAATTGTAGCTCTTGAGATGGCTGTAGTTCTCAAGCAATTCATGTGTGGCTTCTGTACTTGGGGCTACCTTTTGTGGCCAGAAGTGGGACTTGATGTTGAAAGGGCTagcaggggaggaaggggacCAGTGTGGGCGGCTGGGGCTGACATGACCACGCTCTTGCAGCTTAGctttccttccccactccctAGTAGTGTGGTAACAGAGCTGTGGGGAACCATTGTCACCGCTTATCCGTGAATAACTCCTAGAGTTCCTATTCTTGGGCTCTTTGAGGTATGTGGTATGCATCTTGCAACGCTCTTAAAATACGAAGATTTTATTATGCAGCTCTTAGGTTCTGGAAGACTGACAGCATTACTTTTAGCTGAAGTGTCTTTTATGGATTAGAGTATGAATTTTCCCTAATGAAACAGATCCTGTTATTTGAATGCATGACTGAAAATTACAGTTAGCAGGACATGAAATTAATACAAGCACGACTAGTCAGTCTGGGTGTAATCAGGAAGTGATGCTACTACTGCCAGCGTTTGTGgtcattttttacttttatttcttttcaggggTTTCACATCAGTTTACTAAGCTTTTTGGGTATCTCTATCAGCCAGACTTCTAGTCATCACAAGTATATTAACCTAACTCCCCTTTATATCTTTGCTATCACTAAGGTTCCAAGGTCAAAAGTTTGTAGAGGTTCTTTGACTTCAGAGACAAAACATTCTTGCAGATTTGTTCACTGTACTGTTAAGAACCAAAAAAAAGCCTATtgtttgattaaaataaattgaggTGAAGACTGGAAAGCACCAAATACATTAGCAAGCTGTTTTTGCAGTACTTTTTAAATGATCGTCTTTATCAGCAAGGAGAGATTTAAATTGTTCAACCTCCCATAGTAGAGAACAAATACTGATCTTATGATATTCTTCGAACCAATACTGACTCTGCTCTCATGTACTTTTCCAACCAGGCTAGTACTCAGACAGATGCCCTAAAGCTGCCACCATCGCAACCGCCGaggcttctgaaaaacaaagcattatTGTGCAAGCCAATCACACAGACTAAGGCCACCTCGTGCAAACctcacacacaaaacaaagaatGCCAGACAGGTATGTATCTAATCTCCTACCCATTTTATAGAAGTCTGTATTGCAGTTGAGAGAGCAATGCATgatttctgcagcagaggatattttttaatttattttgaaaccaTAAATAGTTTCCAGATTGTCGTATGGTATTTTCCAAGTAGCAGTTTGCTTTACAGATGTAAAACATTTGCTGTTCTTTGAGGATTTCAAACTTCGTGTGTGATGAATCTTGAGATTTGCTTTAACTCATCTTTAGCATTCTGTGATTGTCTTAACTGTGGAAAATGAAGTGCGATGGTTAAGTGACATGCAAAAGGCTACAGAGGGAACTTGTTTTCCTCAGGACAGAATTTATGAGTTCCTAGCTCTCAGCACAAGGCCCAAGAGCAGACTCATTTGCCTAAAGGCATGATTTCTCAAAGATTGTTTCAACTCTCACTTTCCTTTAATTACTAGATCCAGATACTAAGAACCTCTGAAAATTAAGTCCCTATTTCTAAGATCATTTCATTGATTCATACTTGCTCTAAGCTCCCTCTGTGGGCTGGAGGAAACAAACACCTTCAAAGGCTATTACACAGTCCAGACTGTCATCGAGGAAtggttttttcttcactgttacCGTAGAAGGAGGGTATCCACTGTTGATGTAAAGCTCTCAATGAGGAAGATCCAGTTAAGCGGGAAGTTTGTAGTTAGTTTTCTAATGGTACCTTCTTATGGTCTTGTAGTTACTTGTGAGATAATTGCAGTAACACACCATTTACCTGGATGCATTTAGTACTTATTTCCACTCTTCCCTTCCAGCATTCATGTTTATGGTCACAGTGCTGTTTATTTCCAAACTGTAGTATTAATACTTGTTCCAACAATGCTGAAGTGAATGACGACTGAACCAAGGCGTGGTACTGTGCACACTCGGGTTACAAGCAGAAGTCCGAACCATTATCATGGACACTCTGGCATGTATTGGATGGCCATTATGGTtaaactatttttgttttgttctatttttgATATAACAGAAGAAGTTGTTCAACCCCAGATGATAGTGGTACCTGTTCCTGTACCAGTGTTTGTGCCAGTACCCCTTCACCTCTACACtcagtacacaccagttccaCTTGGGATGCCAATACCTGTAAGTTATACTTCAGTTCACTAGAGAACTCGTTCACAGTCTTGCTTCTGAACAGAGCAGTGTCATTGGGTTCTGTGACTAGTCATGCAAGAGCTATTTGGAGTCCTTGAAGCCATCTCTTTCCTTAGTGCATCATGTTTGGTTAAGCGTTATCACACAGAACCACCAACTTGTAGAGTTAttgcagaaatgaaacaaattgtCCAGtctggaattattttaaaattaaatttagtaCTCCTAAAATATACGTAATGTTAAATGAGAGGAATCTCCCCTGTGTATTTGCTGTTTCCCTTCACCCCTAAACAAGCTCTAATATTTTCCATGTGTTCCATAGGTACCAGTTCCCATGCTCTTACCAGCTACCCAGGATAATGCTGAGAAGACCATTGAAACTATTCAGGATATCAAGGAAAAGATTCCCACAAATCCATTTGAAGCTGATCTCCTTCAGATGGCAGAAATTATTGCAGAagatgaggagaaagaaaaaacacactcaCATGGTGGTATGTGCTGTTTTTAGAAGGGAAACTAAATGCAGTGAGATGGAGGTCctcaaatcacagaaaataggTAGAGAAATAAATGCAGGGCCTATACTGGCTGCTCCCAAGTATGCATGGCATGTTAAATGGTCCTCTTGTCTTACCAACGTTTATTTTCCACAAAGAAAGTGTTCATGCACGTGAAGTGCCAACCTAGGCAGGGCTATAATGCTTATG is a window of Phalacrocorax aristotelis chromosome 20, bGulAri2.1, whole genome shotgun sequence DNA encoding:
- the LOC142066874 gene encoding zinc finger MYM-type protein 4-like isoform X1, whose amino-acid sequence is MAEAKEEGPGPRARFEDKSDAVFDITEKCGEILDAEMSEDTDHNLTPALDSISYGIQNRTGSENSLLDDDDDDYFLNSGDLAGIPVVGSDNEDDQNFTPKDTLSSAIHDEDHLEEGKRVTEHELDNEKEIQIQNAIQKDLTSPFEQGPVFKSIRKDFSITRDNGKETFSAKDKNREGHFQEREKRLEKIPKDMVSRLKSSFLDKAVHNQVEETLRTQLAPQTPETNFRESSYLFSSKESIGQELGNSFAPNIRIKEEPLDDEYDKAMAPQQGLLDKIKDEPDNSEEYGQQPKTQEGELKISAVFSVSGSPLAPQLSSGFQPAVASSGMSKMLPSVPTTAVRVSCSGCKKILQKGQTAYQRKGSTQLFCSTLCLTGYTVPASRPPASTKKTCSSCSKDILNPKDVITAQFDNTSTTKDFCSQSCLSTYEQKRKPVVTIHTTSISTNCSMCQKNAVIRHEVNYQNVVHKLCSDACFSKFRSANNLTMNCCENCGGYCYSGSGQCHVLQIEGQSKKFCSSTCVTAYKQKSAKITPCTLCKSLRSSAEMVESTNNLGKTELFCSVNCLSAYRVKMVTSAGVQVQCNSCKTSANPQYHLAMSDGSIRNFCSYSCVVAFQNLFNKPAGMNSSVVPLSQGQVIVSIPSGATVSAGGTSSTVSPSNTSSSAAAGLQRLAAQSQQVTFARPVVKLKCQHCNRLFATKPELLDYKGKMFQFCGKSCCDEYKKRSGVMAMCEYCRIEKIIKETVRFSGIDKPFCSEGCKLLYKHDLAKRWGNHCKMCSYCLQSSPKLVQNHFGGKMEEFCSEECMSKFTVLFYQMAKCDGCKRQGKLSESMKWQGEIKHFCNLLCILLFCNQQSVSDPPPPNNTANLSMAPASSSGPPSLRKDSTPVIANVVSLASTPAAQPTVNSNNVLQGAVPTVTAKIIGDASTQTDALKLPPSQPPRLLKNKALLCKPITQTKATSCKPHTQNKECQTEEVVQPQMIVVPVPVPVFVPVPLHLYTQYTPVPLGMPIPVPVPMLLPATQDNAEKTIETIQDIKEKIPTNPFEADLLQMAEIIAEDEEKEKTHSHGGSQTSEHELFLDPKIFEKDQGSTYSGDLESEAVSTPHSWEDELNHYALRSNALPEPDPELKQLSKGDVEQDLEADFPSDSFDPLSKGLGLHSRSRARRRHRDGFPQPKRRGRKKSVVSVEPRNLMQGSYPGCSVSGMTLKYMYGVNAWKNWVQWKNAQEEQGDLKFSVRPVKLKEDILSCTFAELSFGLCQFIQEVRRPNGEKYDPDSILYLCLGIQQYLFENGRIDNIFTEPYSRFMIELTKLLKIWEPTILPNGYMFSRIEEEHLWECKQLGAYSPIVLLNTLLFFNTKYFQLKNVSEHLKLSFAHVMRRTRTLKYNTKMTYLRFFPPFQKQEVESDKLSVGKRKRSEDEEIPTAVEMAENTDNPLRCPVRLYEFYLSKCSESVKQRSDVFYLQPERSCVPNSPMWYSTLPIDPGTLDIMLTRILMVREVHEELAKVKSEDSDIELSD